One part of the Populus alba chromosome 18, ASM523922v2, whole genome shotgun sequence genome encodes these proteins:
- the LOC118059449 gene encoding glutamate receptor 2.8-like has protein sequence MGMAENTSIQVNVGVVLDLDSDLDGRIAFSCIEMALSDFYATHGDYKTRLVLNTRDSMKDVVGAAAAALDLIKKVEVQAILGPTTSMQANFVIDLGEKARVPILSFSATSPSLTSIRSTYFFRATLNDSTQVNAISALVQAFGWREAVPIYIDDEYGEGIIPYLTDALQAVDARVSYRSVISPSATDEQIVEELYKLMGMQTRVFIVHMYGSLGTRLFSKAKEIGMMSEGYVWIMSDGLTADLLSSPNPSVTETIQGVLGVKPYVPSTKEIQDFRVRWKRKFQQDNPYIIDAELNIYGLRGYEAATALALAVEKAGTTNFGFRKANVSSSSSTDLATLGVSFNGPSLLQALSNTSFKGLTGDYHFADGQLQPPAFQIVIIMSPSVSGISTVIFPGDTTAVPKGRGIFTKENKLRIGVPVKSSFRKFVDFKKYPGSNTTEITGFCIDVFDTVVKTLPYDLAYEYVPFFGTYNDLVYQVYLKNFDAVVGDITIVYSRSLYVDYTLPFIESDVSVFVPIECHSAENAWFFLKPLTWDLWVSSLVFFVFIGFVVWVLEHRINGDFRGPASHQAGTIFWFSFSTMVFAQRERVVSNLSRVVVIIWCFVVLILTQNYTASLSSLLTVQQLKVTDDELVNKGEYVGYQKGSLVLGILLGLGFDKSKILAYNSLEECHELFSKGSGNGGIAAAFDETPYIRLLMLEFRSQYKVIDLSFKTGGFGFVFPKGSPLVPDISREILNMTEGDKMKGIQDKWFGDQTSYPDSGTSVPSNTLSIKTFWGLFLIAGIAALSALIIFIVMFVHQEGRVALGPSDSTTSIWSKIRHLFSIFNQRDFSSHIEVNGIHLPSMGTASQSGNSAHTEIHGYPSSAGCDTSRNSQAPQVTSADQLTNPNQERPVKDNQKSNVNHETPPRTDQRSNAIIHQRTNCY, from the exons ATGGGAATGGCTGAAAACACATCTATCCAAGTGAATGTTGGTGTGGTTCTTGATCTGGACAGTGATTTGGATGGCAGAATTGCGTTCAGTTGCATCGAAATGGCCCTCTCTGACTTTTATGCCACTCATGGTGACTACAAAACCAGACTTGTCCTCAACACCAGGGACTCTATGAAAGATGTTGTTGGTGCAGCTGCAGCAG CCCTGGACTTGATAAAAAAGGTGGAAGTCCAAGCAATCTTAGGGCCGACAACATCAATGCAAGCCAACTTTGTTATTGACCTTGGAGAAAAAGCTCGGGTGCCCATACTGTCATTTTCGGCAAC aagtccttcTCTTACTTCCATTAGGAGTACCTATTTTTTTCGAGCTACACTTAATGACTCAACTCAAGTGAATGCCATAAGTGCTTTAGTTCAAGCCTTCGGATGGAGAGAAGCAGTACCCATCTACATCGACGACGAATATGGAGAGGGAATCATACCTTATTTAACTGATGCTTTGCAAGCAGTAGATGCTCGTGTCTCCTACCGGAGTGTCATTTCTCCATCAGCCACTGATGAACAAATTGTGGAAGAGCTTTATAAGTTGATGGGAATGCAAACTAGAGTTTTCATTGTGCACATGTATGGCTCTCTTGGCACTCGCCTTTTTTCCAAGGCAAAAGAGATTGGTATGATGAGTGAAGGCTATGTTTGGATCATGAGTGATGGTCTGACAGCTGATTTGTTGAGTTCACCAAATCCTTCTGTTACTGAGACAATACAAGGAGTACTGGGTGTTAAGCCTTATGTTCCAAGTACAAAGGAGATCCAAGATTTTCGAGTTCGGTGGAAAAGGAAATTCCAACAAGATAATCCATATATTATTGATGCTGAGTTGAACATTTACGGACTACGGGGCTATGAGGCTGCGACGGCTTTGGCCTTGGCAGTTGAGAAGGCTGGAACTACAAATTTTGGCTTCCGCAAGGCAAATGTTTCTAGCAGTTCATCAACGGACCTTGCAACTCTTGGTGTCTCTTTCAATGGTCCAAGCCTTCTCCAAGCTTTATCAAACACTAGTTTCAAAGGCCTCACAGGAGATTACCATTTTGCTGATGGGCAGTTGCAACCTCCAGCTTTCCAAATAGTTAT TATTATGTCCCCTTCTGTGTCCGGTATTTCAACCGTAATTTTCCCAGGGGACACAACTGCTGTTCCCAAGGGACGGGGGATtttcacaaaagaaaataagttgaGAATAGGAGTGCCGGTGAAGTCCAGCTTCAGAAAGTTTGTGGACTTCAAAAAATATCCTGGTTCTAACACCACAGAAATCACCGGATTCTGCATAGACGTTTTTGATACTGTTGTCAAAACATTGCCTTATGATTTGGCTTATGAATATGTCCCCTTTTTTGGAACTTACAATGATCTGGTCTATCAAGTGTACTTAAAG AATTTTGATGCTGTGGTTGGAGATATTACCATTGTCTACAGCAGATCCTTGTACGTCGACTATACTTTGCCTTTCATAGAAAGCGATGTCTCCGTTTTTGTTCCTATAGAATGTCACTCTGCCGAAAATGCTTGGTTCTTCTTGAAACCTTTGACATGGGACCTTTGGGTGAGCAGTCTTGTATTCTTTGTTTTCATTGGATTTGTTGTTTGGGTTCTTGAGCACAGAATAAATGGAGATTTTCGAGGACCTGCTTCTCATCAAGCTGGCACTATCTTCTGGTTTTCCTTCTCAACAATGGTGTTCGCACAAC gGGAGAGAGTGGTTAGCAACTTGTCTAGAGTAGTGGTAATCATATGGTGTTTTGTTGTGCTGATCCTCACACAGAATTATACCGCCAGTTTATCTAGCCTACTTACAGTCCAGCAGCTAAAAGTTACTGATGATGAGCTCGTTAACAAGGGGGAGTACGTGGGCTACCAGAAGGGTTCTTTGGTTCTAGGAATCTTGTTAGGCTTGGGGTTCGACAAGTCCAAGATCTTGGCGTATAATTCTTTAGAAGAATGCCACGAACTCTTCTCCAAAGGAAGTGGAAATGGTGGTATTGCTGCTGCATTCGATGAAACTCCATATATTAGGCTCTTAATGCTGGAATTTCGCTCCCAATATAAAGTGATTGATCTTTCATTTAAAACAGGAGGTTTTGGCTTT GTCTTCCCTAAAGGTTCTCCTCTTGTACCTGACATATCAAGGGAGATTTTGAATATGACTGAGGGAGATAAAATGAAGGGCATCCAGGATAAATGGTTTGGCGATCAAACTAGTTATCCAGATTCCGGCACCTCAGTTCCGTCTAATACCCTTAGTATCAAGACTTTCTGgggattatttttaattgctggAATAGCTGCACTTTCAGCTCTCATTATCTTCATAGTGATGTTTGTTCATCAGGAGGGGAGAGTAGCCTTGGGACCCTCTGACTCCACAACTTCAATATGGAGTAAAATTCGACATTTGTTTAGCATTTTCAATCAAAGGGACTTCTCATCCCATATCGAAGTGAATGGGATTCACCTTCCAAGTATGGGCACGGCAAGTCAATCGGGCAATTCAGCTCACACTGAAATTCATGGATATCCGTCCTCTGCAGGGTGTGATACCAGTCGAAATAGCCAAGCCCCTCAAGTAACAAGTGCTGATCAGCTCACCAACCCAAATCAAGAGAGGCCTGTTAAGGACAATCAGAAGTCTAATGTTAATCATGAGACCCCTCCTCGTACTGATCAAAGGTCTAATGCTATTATTCATCAGAGGACTAATTGCTACTAG
- the LOC140954987 gene encoding uncharacterized protein: MNCWWLASDFRITIQRFWSSITVSNSGTRNMVPALKMLKERCRQWSKASVGNMNNRIADLELEADSMDRQNEGRVLTDDELIRSKSIASQLKILYRAQESAWHQKSRIQWCKLGDKNTRFFHLAATTRQKKNQLACLEVDGKILSKPIDVKLAVFHFFRNLYSHQNRPRASCSNLEFSRLKPSSSVALELPFSVEEITTAVWDCDGNKAPGPDGINFLFIKKAWHIIGEDIIRMVDEFYRTNLLPAGINNTFVTLIPKIKCANKLSDFRPISLVGSLYKIFSKILSSRLKHVMPEVISHHQNAFIKGRQILDSVLIANEVLSFIKKKKGKAYLFKLDFHKAFDSVLWEYINEIMASMGFGSRWRGWIMQCISTAKMSVLVNGSPTEEFCLAKGLRQGDPLSPFLFNIAVQGLSCMLQRGCDLGLTSGLKVNFYKSSIVGVGVAAHTCNFMAQLLRCKQDQLPLMYLGLPIGGNLGRASMWNPILRNISCRLASWKGGLGIGSLREKNTALLFKWLWRFGLEESSLWKDVIKSIHNTNCSNLLQQAPIPGTATAWSWIVNHCLITSLLFSNYPMTKMPPLLRWECGKVLMDKDGEDRLIWKDNNSGRFSVKSLCGLLSPKPSTNNAFSFARIWKGIVPPKVEIFCWMAIINRLNTRYLIRSADGLLRWSNAHSFRINNIWSPPMINSLKWNVDGFSLGKSGPSGIGGVLRNHHSHLLGMFSIPVGILDSNIAELRAIVKSIELSASNCLLHHQHLIIESDSVNVIRWMNNPLSRPWKHHNLFSFVNRLKAYFGLITFSHIFCESNYMADGLAKQGVRRSSDFVAWL; this comes from the exons ATGAATTGCTGGTGGCTTGCGTCTGATTTCAGGATTACGATTCAGAGATTCTGGAGCTCAATCACGGTTTCCAATTCTGGTACAAGGAATATGGTCCCAGCTCTAAAGATGTTGAAAGAGAGATGTCGGCAATGGAGTAAAGCTTCTGTGGGAAACATGAATAATAGAATTGCAGATCTGGAACTTGAAGCTGACTCAATGGATCGTCAAAATGAGGGCAGGGTCTTGACTGATGATGAACTGATTAGAAGTAAATCCATTGCCTCCCAACTCAAAATCCTATATAGAGCTCAAGAGTCTGCCTGGCATCAGAAGTCTAGAATTCAGTGGTGTAAGCTTGGAGATAAAAATACCCGATTCTTTCATTTAGCTGCAACAACAAGACAGAAAAAGAATCAACTTGCTTGCTTGGAGGTTGATGGAAAGATCCTATCTAAACCAATCGATGTGAAGCTAGCTGTCTTTCACTTTTTCCGCAACTTATACTCCCACCAGAACAGACCTAGAGCATCATGTTCAAACCTGGAATTCTCAAGGCTGAAGCCTTCCTCCTCGGTTGCTCTTGAATTGCCATTTTCTGTAGAAGAGATTACAACAGCTGTGTGGGATTGTGATGGTAATAAAGCTCCAGGTCCTGATGGTATTAACTTTCTTTTCATCAAGAAAGCATGGCACATTATAGGTGAGGACATTATCCGGATGGTTGATGAATTCTATCGGACTAATCTCCTCCCTGCAGGTATCAATAACACCTTCGTTACTCTTATTCCAAAGATTAAATGTGCTAACAAGCTATCGGATTTCAGACCTATTAGTTTGGTGGGCAGCCTATACAAGATCTTCTCAAAGATTCTATCATCTAGGTTGAAACATGTTATGCCAGAGGTCATCTCCCATCATCAAAATGCTTTCATCAAAGGGAGGCAAATTTTAGACAGCGTTTTGATTGCAAATGAGGTCCTTTCtttcatcaagaagaaaaagggtaaaGCTTATCTTTTCAAACTAGATTTCCATAAAGCCTTTGATTCGGTGTTATGGGaatatattaatgaaatcatGGCTAGTATGGGTTTTGGTAGTAGATGGCGAGGGTGGATTATGCAATGCATATCAACGGCAAAAATGTCTGTGCTTGTTAATGGGTCTCCCACGGAGGAGTTCTGCTTAGCTAAAGGCCTACGCCAAGGAGACCCTCTCTCTCCGTTTCTCTTTAACATTGCAGTCCAGGGATTAAGTTGTATGTTGCAGCGTGGCTGTGATTTGGGTTTGACTTCGG GGCTGAAagtcaatttttataaaagcaGTATTGTGGGTGTGGGTGTAGCAGCTCATACATGTAACTTCATGGCTCAGCTTCTCAGATGCAAGCAGGATCAGTTGCCTCTCATGTATCTTGGGCTCCCCATTGGTGGAAACTTGGGCAGAGCTTCAATGTGGAATCCTATTTTGCGCAATATCAGTTGCCGGTTGGCTTCGTGGAAAG GTGGTCTTGGGATCGGTtctttaagggaaaaaaatacaGCTCTGCTCTTTAAATGGTTATGGAGGTTTGGGTTGGAGGAATCAAGTTTGTGGAAGGATGTGATCAAAAGCATCCACAACACCAATTGCTCTAATCTGCTGCAGCAAGCTCCTATTCCAGGAACTGCAACTGCATGGTCCTGGATTGTCAATCATTGT CTGATCACTTCCCTACTCTTTTCCAATTATCCAATGACAAAGATGCCACCATTGCTAAGATGGGAATGTGGGAAGG TACTCATGGACAAAGATGGAGAGGATAGACTAATTTGGAAGGACAATAATTCAGGAAGATTCTCAGTGAAATCTCTATGCGGATTGTTGAGTCCAAAGCCATCCACAAACAATGCCTTCTCGTTTGCTAGAATTTGGAAAGGTATTGTCCCTCCTAAGGTAGAGATCTTTTGCTGGATGGCTATCATTAACAGACTCAACACCCGAT ATCTGATCAGATCGGCAGATGGCTTGCTTCGGTGGTCCAATGCTCACTCTTTCAGGATTAATAATATATGGTCTCCTCCTATGATTAATAGCCTCAAATGGAATGTGGACGGCTTTTCTCTTGGTAAGTCAGGCCCCTCTGGAATAGGTGGTGTGCTGCGAAATCATCATAGCCATCTGCTCGGTATGTTCTCTATTCCAGTTGGTATTTTAGACTCTAATATTGCTGAGTTAAGGGCTATTGTCAAATCCATTGAACTATCAGCATCTAATTGCCTCTTACACCATCAACACCTCATCATCGAATCTGACTCTGTCAATGTTATTCGCTGGATGAATAATCCTCTCAGCCGTCCCTGGAAGCATCATAATTTGTTCTCCTTTGTTAATagactgaaagcatattttggTTTAATCACCTTCTCACATATCTTTTGTGAAAGTAATTACATGGCAGATGGCTTGGCTAAACAAGGAGTGCGGAGATCAAGTGATTTTGTTGCCTGGCTTTGA
- the LOC118059507 gene encoding glutamate receptor 2.8 has translation MAKNSTSIIPVKVGVVLDLDNDLDGKIGLSCINMSLSDFYDTHGDYKTRLVLITRDSKNDVAGAAAAALDLIKNVEVQAIIGPTTSMQANFVIELGEKAQVPIISFSASSPSLTSIRSPFFFRATQNDSTQVNAISALVQAFGWREAVPIYIDNEYGQGVIPYLTDALQAVDARVPYRSVMSPSATDDQIVSELYKLMTMQTRVFIVHMFPSLGARVFAKAKEIGMVSEGYVWIMTDGLTAEFFSSPNASVTNTMQGALGVKPYVPRTKDLETFRIRWKRKFQQDNPDIVDAELNIFGLWAYDAATALALAVEKAGTANLGFQKTNVSSNSSTDLATLGVSLNGPNLVQALSNISFKGLTGDYLFDNGQLQSSAFQIINVNGNGGREIGFWTSTKGIVKTLNSTNNMTVIWPGDTTSVPRGWEIPTNGKKLRIGVPVKHGFSEFVKVTIDPSSNTKTVAGYSIDVFDSVVKALPYALPYEYIPFAKPDGEPAGTYNDLIYQVYLKKFDAVVGDTTIIFNRSQYVDFTLPYTESGVSMIVPIVDSNSKNAWVFLRPLTWDLWVTSFCFFIFVGFVIWVLEHRINEDFRVPASHQAGTSFWFSFSTMVFAQRETVVSNLSRAVVIIWCFVVLILTQSYTASLASLLTVQQLRPTVTDVNELIKKGEYVGYREGSFVQGILLDLGFAESKLIVYSTTEQWGDLLSKGSGNGGIAAAFDEVPYTRLFLSKYCSKYAMIDPTFKTDGFGFAFPKGSPLVPDVSRAVLYITEGDKMKEIEKARFGKQSNCPDSSTSVTSNSLSLKSFWGLFLIAGVASLLALIIFIVMFVYKERKVLRPLNSTVSIRRKVSNFFRIFIQRDLKSHTSRKSGLNDSEGTSLPSMGEPSPSAYSVQTTSFPGDGDLSSTKSVDSSPDCQTSQEFDTGKLIDL, from the exons ATGGCCAAGAACTCAACATCTATAATCCCAGTGAAAGTAGGTGTGGTTCTTGACTTGGACAATGACTTGGATGGCAAGATTGGGTTGAGTTGCATCAACATGTCTCTCTCAGACTTCTATGACACTCATGGTGATTACAAAACCAGGCTGGTCCTCATCACCAGGGACTCCAAGAACGATGTTGCTGGTGCAGCTGCTGCAG CCCTGGACCTGATAAAAAATGTTGAAGTGCAAGCAATCATAGGCCCAACAACATCAATGCAAGCCAATTTTGTTATTGAACTTGGAGAAAAAGCTCAGGTGCCCATTATATCATTTTCTGCATCAAGTCCTTCTCTCACTTCCATCAGGAGTCCCTTCTTCTTCCGAGCTACCCAAAATGACTCAACTCAGGTGAATGCTATAAGTGCATTAGTTCAAGCCTTTGGATGGAGAGAAGCAGTACCCATCTACATTGACAATGAGTATGGACAGGGAGTGATACCTTATTTAACTGATGCTCTGCAAGCAGTTGATGCTCGTGTACCGTACCGGAGTGTCATGTCTCCATCAGCCACTGATGATCAAATTGTTTCAGAGCTTTACAAGTTGATGACAATGCAAACTAGAGTTTTCATTGTGCACATGTTTCCATCTCTTGGCGCTCGGGTTTTTGCCAAAGCAAAAGAGATTGGCATGGTGAGTGAAGGCTATGTTTGGATCATGACTGATGGTCTAACAgctgaattttttagttcaCCAAATGCTTCTGTCACTAATACAATGCAAGGTGCATTGGGTGTGAAACCTTATGTGCCAAGAACAAAAGATCTCGAAACCTTTCGAATTCGGTGGAAAAGAAAATTCCAGCAAGATAATCCAGATATAGTTGATGCTGAGTTGAATATTTTTGGCTTATGGGCATATGATGCAGCAACAGCTTTGGCCTTGGCTGTTGAGAAAGCAGGAACTGCAAATTTAGGCTTCCAAAAGACAAACGTTTCTAGCAATTCATCCACAGATCTTGCAACTCTTGGGGTGTCTTTAAATGGTCCAAACCTCGTTCAAGCGTTATCAAACATTAGTTTCAAAGGTCTTACAGGAGATTACCTTTTCGATAATGGGCAGTTACAGTCATCAGCTTTCCAGATAATAAATGTGAATGGCAATGGGGGAAGAGAGATAGGATTCTGGACATCAACCAAAGGGATTGTCAAAACATTGaactcaacaaataatatgactGTCATATGGCCGGGAGATACAACTTCTGTTCCCAGGGGCTGGGAGATTCCAACGAATGGGAAGAAGTTGAGAATAGGAGTGCCTGTGAAGCATGGTTTCAGTGAGTTTGTGAAAGTAACAATAGATCCTAGTTCTAACACCAAAACAGTCGCTGGATACAGCATAGATGTTTTTGATTCTGTTGTCAAAGCATTGCCTTATGCTTTGCCTTACGAGTACATCCCCTTTGCCAAGCCTGACGGCGAGCCAGCTGGAACTTACAATGATCTCATATATCAAGTGTACTTGAAG AAATTTGATGCTGTAGTTGGAGATACAACTATTATTTTCAACAGATCCCAGTACGTTGATTTTACTTTGCCTTACACTGAAAGTGGTGTCTCCATGATCGTCCCTATTGTGGACAGCAACAGCAAAAATGCATGGGTTTTCTTGAGGCCTCTGACATGGGATCTCTGGGTGacaagtttttgtttctttattttcgtTGGATTTGTGATATGGGTTCTTGAACACAGAATCAATGAAGATTTTAGAGTGCCTGCGTCGCATCAAGCTGGCACTAGCTTCTGGTTTTCTTTCTCAACCATGGTTTTTGCACAAA GGGAGACAGTTGTTAGCAACTTGTCTAGAGCAGTGGTAATCATATGGTGTTTTGTTGTGCTGATTCTCACACAAAGCTACACAGCCAGTCTAGCTAGTTTACTTACAGTCCAGCAGCTGCGGCCTACAGTTACTGATGTAAACGAGCTCATTAAGAAGGGGGAGTATGTAGGCTACCGGGAGGGTTCCTTTGTTCAGGGAATCCTATTAGACTTGGGTTTCGCCGAGTCCAAGCTCATTGTGTATAGTACCACAGAACAATGGGGTGACCTTTTATCAAAAGGAAGTGGAAATGGTGGTATTGCTGCTGCTTTTGATGAAGTACCATATACGAGGCTCTTTCTGTCGAAGTATTGCTCTAAATATGCCATGATTGATCCTACATTTAAAACAGACGGTTTCGGATTT GCCTTCCCTAAAGGTTCTCCTCTGGTACCAGATGTATCAAGGGCAGTTCTATACATAACAGAGGGAGATAAAATGAAGGAAATCGAGAAAGCTCGGTTTGGAAAACAAAGCAATTGCCCAGATTCCAGCACCTCGGTTACATCTAACAGCCTTAGTCTCAAGAGTTTCTGGGGCTTATTTTTAATTGCTGGAGTAGCATCCCTCTTAGCTCTCATTATATTCATCGTCATGTTTGTCTACAAGGAAAGGAAAGTGTTGAGGCCTCTAAATTCCACAGTTTCCATAAGGAGAAAAGTCAGCAATTTCTTCAGGATCTTTATTCAGAGGGACTTAAAATCCCATACTTCCAGAAAAAGTGGGCTGAATGACAGCGAGGGCACTAGTCTGCCTAGTATGGGTGAGCCGAGCCCATCGGCCTATTCAGTTCAAACTACTTCTTTCCCTGGAGATGGAGATCTGTCTTCTACAAAGTCTGTTGATTCCAGTCCAGATTGTCAAACATCTCAAGAG TTTGACACTGGGAAACTTATAGACCTGTAG